Genomic DNA from Paenibacillus sp. KS-LC4:
AGTCGCCTGAGAAATCGTCGCAGGCTGATGCGGTAAGTGGAACACGGATTATTAAAACCATTAAAGGAGATATAGAAATACCTAATCAAGCACAGCGCGTCGTGGTGGACCTTTATTTGGGCAGCTTTATTGCGCTTAATGTGAAGCCGGTTGGCACGCCGCAAAAAAATCTCGAAAATCCCTACTATAAGGCCGAGCTTGCCGGCGTAGAAAATATCGGTGAATACGAAAGCATTTCGCTAGAGAAAATTTTGGAGCTGCAGCCGGATTTAATCGTTACCGGCAATGAAATGGCTTATGAATCCTTTAGCAAAATTGCGCCAACCGTGCTAGTGCCCTTCGGCAATTTGAAAACGGTACATGAAGAAATTGAATTTTTTGGACAAGTGCTGGGCAAGGAGCAAGAGGCGGCGGCATGGCTTGCCGATTTTGATAAGCAGATTGTACAGGCGCGCGAGCAGGTTGCGCAGCATGTGCCAGCCGAAGCGACGTTCTCCCTCATGGAGGATTGGGGCAAAACAGTAGGCGTATTCGGTGATAATTTTGGACGTGGCGGACAGGCCATTTATCATGCGCTTGACCGCAAGCTTCCGCCCAAACATGCAGCGGAGGTCATGAAGGAGCAGGCGCTTGAAATATCGCTGGAAATCTTGGAAGAGTATGCGGGCGACTATATTATTTTCACCTCCGAGACGCATACACTTGAGGATTTGAAGGCAGATTCGATCTGGGGAACACTCGATGCTGTTAAAAATGATCGGGTCTACATCTGGCATGGCGATAAATCCTGGTACTTTGATCCAATTGCCACATCGGCCCAATTGGAAGAGCTCACCGCTTGGCTGGTAAAACAATAACGCGTCAACCTACATCACACATCAATAGTAAACAGAGCAAGAGAGGAGCCGTTTTCTTGCTCTGTTTTTTTGTTTGCCAAGATGACTAGGCGAAGTGTTCAGAATCAGTTCAGTTATATTTTATATAATGAATTATAAATGACGCGAAGTAGATTGTACGCTCAAAGAGGTGATGGAGCAGATGATAATCAAAATAGCGCTCGTATCCGATGCCGAAGCCATTGCTGCGTTGAAGCAAGCGGCGAGCAGAGGTCAGGCTGGGCGATTCGGAATGTATAGGGTGGAGACTTCAAATACGTCCTTAGCGGCTATAAGGGAGCAGTTTCAAGATCATATTTTTCTCAAAGCGGTTGTAGAGGACGATTCTATCATTGGCTCGATCCATTTGCATGTGCGGGGGGAGGTTCCATATATCGGCGGGCTGATCGTACATCCAGAATACTTGGACAGAGGCGTAGGGAAAGAGCTGCTGTTGGAGGCGGAAGCGCTGTTCAGGCTAGGCCAGCAGCTTGAGGCTCCGCAGCTTCTTGATGAGGAGCAGGACTATCGTAAAACAGCTTTCGTCTATAAACGCTTAATCCGGTTTAATGGATAAATACGGAGTGTAATAGGTGTCCGCTTGGCACAAAAGCTCATGAGAAACTAAAAAACAGCTGCAAGCTGGGTCTGAAAAGACCGATGCTTGCAGCTGTTTGCTTATGCTGGCTTATTCAGCGCTGCCAATCGTTTCTCCTTGAATGGGCTTAATGCCGCCTTCCCATTTCACGGCAATTGCCTTTGAGGTGAACAAGTCATCCCCGTCAGACAGCTGAAAATGCAAATGGGCCTCGCTGGAGTTGCCGGAATTGCCTGTCAAGCCAATGACATCGCCTTTAGTGACCTTGTCGCCAGCCTTTACAGTAGCGGAGCCTTTTTTCATATGGGCGAGATAGCTGTATTCGCCTCCATGATCAATGACAACCACATTGCCGGCAGGCGCCTTTTCATTCATGACGCCAACGGGCTCGTTATCGGCTATATCGTTAACAACCGATACGACTGTACCGTCCGCAGGGGCTAGAATTTCCTGACCGAATGCGAAGTAGCTTTCATTTTTCAATGGATCGCCTTCATAGGAATTACCATCCTTCGCCTGTACAAAATCATAAGCGTAGCGCTGACTCTCATATTCATAGTGATAATTGACTAGCACATTGTTGCCTCCCCAAATGACAAGCCATTCCCCGCGAAAGGGCAGGCTATAGCTGTTTTTGGTCAGCAGGCTGTCTGTTTCCGTTGCAGGGGTGAGGTCCTTTACTTGCAGCCCAACAATCGTGCCCTCCATATCAAAAACGCCGACGATTCCCTTCGTCCCGGAATCGCTCACCCATGTGCGCTGCTCGGCGCCGCCTTTGTTCAAAATAGAGGTGTTTTCGAGCGACTTAACGCCGCTCATGAAGGATTCGGCCATTTTTATAAAATCAGCCTCGCTAACCTGCCCCTTGAAAGATGCGCTAAAGCGTTCATAAATTCCCGTATAGTCGCCTGCAAGCAATGCCTTCGGTAATTGCTCCGGCGTAACCAGCGCTTCACCTGCATTCGTTGCTGTCTCTGAAGCAACTGGTGCACTCGAGGCAGCACCTTCTGCCTGATTAGCAGCTGCGGGGGAATTTGTTGCCCCGCTATTGCTTGTTGCCGCTGTATCCCCGCCCCCGCAGGCCGTTAAAATTACGGCAAGCGTGCCTACAGCAGCCGCCCATTTTACGGATGTGCCTGCTTGCTTGATCATTGTAAATGATGGTTTCTTCATAGTTGACTCCTCCTCATTATCCTTATCGTCTATGCTCATATAATAGCAAGCCACTCTTAGTAGTAATGAAACAGCGGATTAACACGGCCTTAACTTTCGCATCAAGCTGGTATGGCGAATTAAGCTTCCGTTAAGACGGCATACCGTATTTATTCAGGGCTATCATGCTATGATGTAGAAATAGCGCAAAAAAAAGCACAGGTAAAGAAGGGCGGCGGCATAATGGAAAATGCAGCGATTTTGCTTGTAGATGATGAACAAGCGCTGCTGGAATTATTGCAAACGGTACTGCGCAAGGAAGGCTATACGAATATTGATAGCGTGGGCACAGGTGAAGCGGCGATTGCTGCCTGTACGGCGAAAAAATATGATCTGATCGTTTTGGATGTGATGCTGCCGGGGCGCAGCGGAATCGAGGTATGTCCATTTATTCGGCAAACGACAGATGCGCCGATTTTATTTTTGAGCGCGCGCACTTCCGATTTCGACAAGCTGACCGGCTTTGCCATCGGAGGGGATGATTATATAACAAAGCCGTTCAATCCGCTTGAGGTGGTGGCGAGGATAAGGGTGCAGCTGCGGCGATATTTGGGCGCGTCAAGCTCAGTAAATAGCGGCAGAGCGGTGGAGCTGGAACGGGAGCGGGGACATGACAGCCCTGTTTTCGATTATGGGCGATTTACATTGGATGAAGCAGCGGGCGAGCTGAAGGTGGAAGGGCAAGCGGTTGCCTGCCCGGCGCTTGTATTTCAATTGCTGCTGTTTTTATGTAAAAACCCGAATCGGATTTTCAGCAAAAGCGAGCTGTACGAGAAGGTTTGGGGCGACGACGCCTTCAGCGACGATAATACCGTCATGGTTCATATTCACCGTATTCGGGAACGAATTGAGCCCGACCCTGCCAATCCGATATTTATCGTTAATGTGAGAGGACTTGGCTACAAGCTCGTTCAAGGGCTGGTGCAGGAGAATGGAACGCGATGAATATGCGGCGGCAATTGACGATAAGATTTATTCTGCAATTGGGAATAGCGGGCACCATTGTATTGCTTATGTCGGCTGTAACGGTAGTCTGGATGCTGCAAAAGTTTAACGAAATTAGCATTACGCGTGATTTTGCCAGCGTTGGGCTGGAGAAGCTAGTCGAATCGTCAGAGCTTGGAGCGGAGGGAATCCGATTTGATGCGAGCTTGCTAAACCAGGTGAAGGAAAATGGCGGCTGGCTGCAAAGCTTGGACGAGCTCGGGCAGGTGGAAAGCTCCTATAATACGCCTGCGGATGTTCCCAAGCACTATGGACCGGGCGAGCTGGTCGCTTATTGGACGGAAAAGCAGCCGTTTGCTTATCATTTGGCCGTATGGATTCAACAGAAGGATGGAAGGCTTTACACGCTCGTTTATGGAGCGCCGAATTATATCGGGCCGGTATTAGCACAGGTGAAAAAAGGTGGATTTCCAGCGCGGGACGGTCGGCTTATACTTCCTGATGCGTTGGGGTACGAGCTGAAGAGGGGCCAAGTGTACGTGCAACTGCTGGATCAGGAAGGTACGGAGCTTGCTTCCTATAATAAGCCAGATGCCATTCCGGAGTACTATTCCGTTCAGGAGCTGGCACTACGGACGATCTACTCTGAAAGGTATGGCTATATTATTCAATCCTCCTACAATGAGCAGACGAAGCAAACATGGATTGTGGGACAAAAAAATATTGGAGCAGGGGGCTCTGGCAAGCAATCGCTCATTCCAGCCGAGGCACAAATCGTCATTGTTGGCGTTATTGCCATGTTCGCTGCGATGCTGATCCTGTTCTTGCTGCTGTCGCTCTGGCAAGCACGGCGGTTTGGGGCGCCTTTGCTGCATATGCTCGTATGGCTCGATGCGATTGGCAATGCTGTTTACCAAGAGCCACTGGATCGTAAGGGCTTGCCGCGCAGCCGGTTGCCTTCTGGCAAGTGGCGTCGTCGATACCGTGTTTTTGCTGATGTCATCACATCCATTGATAAGCTGTC
This window encodes:
- a CDS encoding GNAT family N-acetyltransferase, with product MIIKIALVSDAEAIAALKQAASRGQAGRFGMYRVETSNTSLAAIREQFQDHIFLKAVVEDDSIIGSIHLHVRGEVPYIGGLIVHPEYLDRGVGKELLLEAEALFRLGQQLEAPQLLDEEQDYRKTAFVYKRLIRFNG
- a CDS encoding M23 family metallopeptidase, whose protein sequence is MKKPSFTMIKQAGTSVKWAAAVGTLAVILTACGGGDTAATSNSGATNSPAAANQAEGAASSAPVASETATNAGEALVTPEQLPKALLAGDYTGIYERFSASFKGQVSEADFIKMAESFMSGVKSLENTSILNKGGAEQRTWVSDSGTKGIVGVFDMEGTIVGLQVKDLTPATETDSLLTKNSYSLPFRGEWLVIWGGNNVLVNYHYEYESQRYAYDFVQAKDGNSYEGDPLKNESYFAFGQEILAPADGTVVSVVNDIADNEPVGVMNEKAPAGNVVVIDHGGEYSYLAHMKKGSATVKAGDKVTKGDVIGLTGNSGNSSEAHLHFQLSDGDDLFTSKAIAVKWEGGIKPIQGETIGSAE
- a CDS encoding response regulator transcription factor, yielding MENAAILLVDDEQALLELLQTVLRKEGYTNIDSVGTGEAAIAACTAKKYDLIVLDVMLPGRSGIEVCPFIRQTTDAPILFLSARTSDFDKLTGFAIGGDDYITKPFNPLEVVARIRVQLRRYLGASSSVNSGRAVELERERGHDSPVFDYGRFTLDEAAGELKVEGQAVACPALVFQLLLFLCKNPNRIFSKSELYEKVWGDDAFSDDNTVMVHIHRIRERIEPDPANPIFIVNVRGLGYKLVQGLVQENGTR
- a CDS encoding HAMP domain-containing sensor histidine kinase; its protein translation is MNMRRQLTIRFILQLGIAGTIVLLMSAVTVVWMLQKFNEISITRDFASVGLEKLVESSELGAEGIRFDASLLNQVKENGGWLQSLDELGQVESSYNTPADVPKHYGPGELVAYWTEKQPFAYHLAVWIQQKDGRLYTLVYGAPNYIGPVLAQVKKGGFPARDGRLILPDALGYELKRGQVYVQLLDQEGTELASYNKPDAIPEYYSVQELALRTIYSERYGYIIQSSYNEQTKQTWIVGQKNIGAGGSGKQSLIPAEAQIVIVGVIAMFAAMLILFLLLSLWQARRFGAPLLHMLVWLDAIGNAVYQEPLDRKGLPRSRLPSGKWRRRYRVFADVITSIDKLSAALQREQEMRRQTESWREEWIAGVTHDLKTPLSSITGYAHLLAEPKYEWSQADVRKFSATMLEKSAHMDMLISDLAMTYRLKTGILPPDIEEVELSGWLRDTLKLAADDPLFGKERIRFQASTQKGVWVQLYIPWLERIVNNIAANALLHNAPDTVLSVSLIVANEKKNEGITIEFADNGGGMDENTLNRLFERYYRGTDTASSPNGSGLGMAIAKGLTEAMGGHISVVTTLGQGTIIRLVWSDLIVKESARAGSGASDTP